In Gossypium arboreum isolate Shixiya-1 chromosome 5, ASM2569848v2, whole genome shotgun sequence, a single genomic region encodes these proteins:
- the LOC128292690 gene encoding uncharacterized protein LOC128292690: MEAQSDASYWYGYCSAVERCSVATERPWSACTVSETLGIMVETTMSEVTVLSPLGQSVKVNKLFRDVPLEVQGTIFLADLMELPFGEFDLILDIDWLLKHQVNLDCATKWVVLKTVEGDEGCKAYLAYIGVSDFEVSLVKDIRIVKEFLDVFPDELPGIPPNREVEFGIELLPGIAPVSITPYRIAPKELVELKPQI; this comes from the exons atggaggcccaatcagatgcaagctattGGTATGGGTACTGTTCAGCTGTCGAGAGGTGTTCAGTAGCCActgagaggccgtggtcag catgcactgtgtctgagactttAGGTATAATGGTTGAAACCACTAtgagtgaggttactgtgttgagtccattagggcagtcAGTGAAGGTAAATAAATTGTTCAgagatgtacctttggaggttcaaggaaccATTTTTTTGGCAGATttaatggaacttccttttggagaatttgacttaaTACTGGATATTGACTGGCTGCTTAAGCATCAAGTGAATTTAGATTGTGCTACTAAATGGGTGGTACTGAAAACTGTGGAGGGTGATGAG GGTTGTAAGGCGTATCTAGCCTACATTGGTGTTTCAGATTTTGAAGTTTCCTTAGTTAAAGATATCAGAATAGTCAAAGAATttctggatgtttttcctgatGAACTACCTGGGATACCTCCAAACCGTGAAGTTGAATTTGGGATAGAGCTCCTGCCTGGTATAGCTCCGGTGTCTATCACCCCTTATAGAATAGCACcaaaggagcttgtggagctaAAACCTCAGATTTAA